A region of the Mycobacteriales bacterium genome:
CCCCCGCCCCGCCGGCCGCCGCCCCTGCCTCTGTCGCTGCCCCGGCTGCCCCCGCCGCCCCGGCCCCCGCCGGCGGCTCGGCCGAGAGCGCCTACGTCACCCCGCTCGTGCGCAAGCTCGCCGCCGAGCACGGCGTCGACCTCGCGACCGTGCAGGGCACCGGCGTCGGTGGCCGCATCCGCAAGCAGGACGTCCTCGACGCGGCGACCACGAGCGGCAGCGCCCCTGCAGCCCCCGCCGCCGCCCCGGCGGCCCCGGCCGCAGCACCCGCAGCACCCGCAGCGCCGGCCGCCCCCGCTGTCGCGGACACCGCCGCCGCTGCGGCACCGACGCTGCCCCAGCCGGCGGCCGCGCCGGCTGCGCAGCCGAGCGCGCCGGCCCCGGCGTACGCCTCCCAGCCCGTCGCCGCCGCGGCCCACACCACGGTGCGCGGCACGACCGAGGAGCTGTCGCGGCTGCGCAAGGTCATCGCTGCGCGCATGACCGAGTCGCTGCAGGTGTCGGCGCAGCTCACGACCGTCGTCGAGGCCGACGTCACCGCGATCGCGCGGCTGCGCGACCAGGCGAAGGGGGCCTTCGAGCAGCGCGAGGGCACCAAGCTGTCGTTCCTGCCGTTCTTCGCGCTCGCGACGATCGAGGCCCTCAAGGCCCACCCGGTCGTCAACTCCAGCATCGACCTCGCGGCCGGCACGGTGACCTACCACGACGGGGTGCACCTCGGCATCGCCGTCGACACCGACCGCGGCCTGCTCGTGCCGGTGCTGCAGGGCGCGGGCGACCTCAACCTGGGTGGCCTGGCACGCGGCATCGCCGACCTCGCGGAGCGCACCCGCACCAACAAGGTGACGCCCGACGAGCTCGGCGGCGGGACCTTCACGCTGACCAACACCGGGTCGCGCGGGGCGCTGTTCGACACCCCGATCATCAACCAGCCGCAGGTCGGCATCCTCGGCACCGGCGCGGTCGTCAAGCGCCCCGTCGTGGTCAAGGACCCGTCGCTCGGCGAGGTCGTCGCGGTGCGCTCGATGGTCTACCTCGCGCTCACCTACGACCACCGCATCGTCGACGGCGCCGACGCGGCCCGCTTCCTCGTCACGGTCAAGGAGCGCCTGGAGGAGGGCGACTTCGCCGCCGAGCTCGGTCTCTAACCCCCGGGTGCGGGCCAGCGGCGCCCGCGGTTGACTGGGGTCATGAAGATCGCAGTCACGGGCGCGTCCGGCCTCATCGGACGCGCCCTCGTCCCCGCCCTGCGCGCTGACGGCCACGAGGTCGTCACGCTCGTTCGCCGCGCCCCTCAGGGCGCCGGCGAGATCGGCTGGGACCCGGCCCGGCGCGAGCTCGATCCGGCCGCGCTGACCGACGTCGACGCGGTCGTGCACCTCGCCGGCGCGGGGGTTGCGGACAAGCGCTGGTCCGATGCGCGCAAGCGCGAGATCGTCGCCAGCCGGGTCGACGGCACGACCACGGTCGCGCTCGCGATGGCGGCCGCGCCGGAGCGCCCGCGGGTGCTGCTGTCGGCGAGCGCGGTCGGCTTCTACGGCGACACCGGCGACCGGCTCACCGACGAGACCGGACCGCGCGGCAAGGGCTTCCTCGCCGACACCTGCGTTCAGTGGGAGGCCGCGACGGCCCCCGCCGAGAAGGTGGCGCGGGTGGCCCACCTGCGCACCGGCATCGTGCTGTCCAAGGACGGCGGCGCGCTCGCCAAGCAGCTGCCCATCTTCAAGGCCGCCCTCGGCGCACCGCTCGGCAGCGGGCGGCAGTGGGTCCCGTGGATCACGCTCGCCGACGAGGTCGCAGCGATCCGCCACCTGCTCACCGCCGACGTCCGCGGCGCGGTCAACCTCGTGGCCCCCAACCCCGTGACCAACAAGGACTTCACCAAGGCGCTCGGCAAGGCCGTGCACCGCCCGACGCTGCCCGTCCCCGTGCCCGGCCCGGTGCTCTCGATCGGCCTGGGCGGCTTCGCCAAGGAGGGTGTCCTCGCCGGCCAGCGGCTCGCCCCCGCAGCCCTCGAGGCCAGCGGCTTCGCCTGGTCGCACCCGCGTCTCGACGAGGGCCTCGCCGCGGTCCTGTAGCGACCTCTACGGTCGGGTCGTGGCGGACTCCGACTGGCGGCAGCAGACGTACCTCGTCCGGTGCGAGTGGGGACCGGTCGGCGCGGCCCGGGTCGCGGGCGACGGCGCCGTCGTCGTGGTCGACGTCCTGTCGTTCAGCACCTCGGTCTCGGTCCTCGTGGAGCGCGGCACCGCTGTCGTCCCCGCGCCGTGGCGCGACGGTCGTGCCGCCTCGCTGGCCCGCGACCACGACGCTGACCTCGCAGTCGGCCGCCGCGAGGTCACCGATGCGTCGCCGTGGTCGCTGTCACCGGCGGCGCTCCGTCGCGCACCCGCAACGCCGCGGCTCGTCCTGCCGTCCCCCAACGGCTCGGCCATCGCCGCGGCCTCGACCGGTGTGGTCGTCGCTGCCTGCCTGCGCAACGCGACGGCTGTCGGTCGGTGGCTGCGCTCGCAGGGCTACGGCGCGGACCGGGCCGTCAGCGTGATCGCGGCCGGCGAGCGCTGGCCCGACGGCTCGTTGCGGCCCGCCCTCGAGGACCTGCTCGGTGCCGGCGCCGTGATCGCTGCGCTCTCGGCCGTGTCGCTGTCCCCCGAGGCCGCCGCGGCCGCTGCCCTGTACGACGCGATGACGCCCGCTTCGGTCGCAGACGCGGTCCGGGCCTGTGCATCCGGCCAGGAGCTCGCCGCGAGCGGGTTCGGCGAGGACGTCGACATCGCGGTGGAGATCGACCAGAGCGGCGTCGTGCCCGTCCTCCTTGACGGGATCTTCCGGCAAGCCAGGTAGCGGCACCTACCTCACACCAGTTCGCACTCCCAGTCCTCGAAAGGGGGTTCGACGACGTACGTCGGGTCGAGGCGTGCGCGCCACCACTGTGCGGCCCGTTGTCCAGCGGCATGCTCGTTGGTGACCGTCCCGTCCTCACGGACATCGAGAACGTTCGTGAAGATGGCGAAGAGGCGTTCGAGGTCAGACCCGTACCCGAGCAACGAATCGCGGTAGTCGCCCTCGAAATCCTTGAACACGTCGGCGATGCCGAGAGTGCCGTTACCAACGAAGAAGGCGAAGAAGCGAATGGCTGAGCGAACATCGGTAGTCAGTTGAGGCACGGCAGACAGTCTGGCACCGCGCCTGCCATCCTGGCCTGAGGTGCTTCCACCGACCCGCTGAGAAGGCCGGATAGCCCGGGCTGGGGACAACTCGCTTCCGCGGAAGCGACCGAGCGCGTGAAGGCCGGCTATTTGTCGGGGTCGAGTCGGGCTCGGAGCCGTTGTACCGCTGCGAGTAGGGGTTCAAGGTCGTTGGCGACGGTCCCGCTGACGATGGCATGCTCGGTGTCGAAGTATCGGTGTGCGAGTTGGTCGCGCATGGCCGAGATGTTCCGCCATGGAATGCCCGGTTCAGAGGCGAGCAGCGACGGTGAGACGGCTTTGACAGCCTCGCCGATCTCCAGCAGTCGAATGCGGACGGCGTCGAAGACCAGTCCGCCCGACAGTTCGCCGCGGGCGCCTTTGGGACCGGATCGCCGCGATGGCGGTATCGATGTCGTTGAGGCGCTGTTCGTCGTACCGCTTCACAGGCGAACCAGGTCGGCCTCGACAGCCGGGCGAACTCCAGCCTTCAGGCCAGACTCGGGGATGAGGTCCACCGGGGAGCCAAGCAGCTCTTCGAGCTCGTTCTGGACCTTGGCGATCGCGAACAGCCCCATCCCGGCAGGGAGCTGTACTAGCAAGTCGACGTCGCTATCGGGACGGTCCTCACCACGGGCGACGCTTCCGAAGACGCCCATGACATGAACTCCGTGGCGACCGGCCACCTCCAGGACTTCCGCTCGACGTCTCCGAAGACGCCGGCCGACGGGTCCGGTCAAACGTTGCACGCCTCGGCGTGGCCTCCCGATCGACAGGTCTAGCTCGAAGCCCGTTGCCGCGACGAGTGCCGCAAGAGTCGGCACCGACGGTTGGCGGCGCCCAGCCTCGTAGACGCTGATGACGCTCTGCGTCACGCCTGCCTTGTCCGCGAGCTGCGCCTGCGACAGGCCGGCTGCCGTCCGGGCCTCGCGCAGCAGGCTGGCCGCCTTCATGCTCACCATGGCTCATCATAGCGGATTGTGCATTGTCAGCGACTCTCTTCCGCCACGGGCAGGGGCTTGTTCGAGCTAGTGACGCCTCCCGTTGTCGTCGACGGGAGCTTCCCCCGGGGCTCACCTGAGTGACGGTCCGCCGCGCTCGCCGAATCGCTCGCGCGCGGCCTGCTTGCTCACCCCGAGCACGGCAGCGATCTGCGTCCACGAACGCCCGCGCTCCCGGGCGGCCGTCACGCGCTGGGCGAGCGTCAGGTCGCTGGCGGCCACCGCCAGCATCGCCTCACCGATCGCGCGAAGGTCCTCTCCGTCCGCGTCTGGCGCTGTGAGGGCGGCCGGGTCGAGGGACTCGAGCCAGGCCTCGGCATCCGCGACAGCGCGCTCGAGTTGCTCCTTGCTTCGTGCCATCTTCACCACCTGCCTGGACGGGCGCTAGGACATCAATGACAAGGTAGCCTTGTCGCATCCCGGAGGTCCACGCCCGGCGTTACCGACCGGTCACGCAGGGGCGACCGAGGCGAGCAACCAGCGACCGCTGGACTTCACGAGCACCACGTCGTACGACGCTGCCGGCCGCTCGCCGACCTGCTCGAGCACCGTGCCGCCGATCGTGCGCACCTCGTGCGGTGCAAGCACGTCGACGGTGCGGAGGGCGACACGATCCGGAGACTGCTGACGAACCTCGAGCTCGATGACGCGGTGCCGCAGCCCGGTGGCGACGCGTCCCGCGTCCGCGAGCCGACGGACCGCCGCGGTGTCGGCGGCGAGGCCCGCGGAACCGGGCGCCCACACGGAAGTCAGCCCGTCGGTGGCGGCCTGCGCGAAGGCCTCGGAGCGGGCACGGTCGAGGGAGTCGAGGACAGCCGTCCACGTGACGAGCCTGGTGGCCGTCGGCGACACCGCAACCGGCGGGACGGCGACCGGGAGGGCAGTGATCGACGGCGTACCTGCTGCACGACCCCAGGCCCACCCGGCGCCCGCGGCCAACACGACGAGGGTCAGTGCTGCACCCACGACCAGACCCCGCCGCCCAGGGACCCGGGACCTGAACCTGGACGTGCGCAGGGGGTCGGACAGCACGCGCGCGCCTCGGTCGCGCAGTGGCACCGCGACAGGACGGGTCACCGGCTCCTCGGAACGCGCCGACCACGACGCCGCAACCACCGGACGGATGAGCGGCGCGGCGTCAGGATCAACGGCCGGCACAACGGCCGGCACGGTGAGCGGCCCGCCGGCGGCCCGCAGCGGCAACGGGGTGCAGGACTGCTGCAGCGTCCGAGCGAGGGAGGTGGCGGTGGGCCGGGCAGCGGAGTCGGGGTGGACGGCGGCGGAGAGGGCGGCGAGCAGCGCCGGCGGTGCGTCGGACGCGGGAGACGCGGGAGACGCGGCGGGCCCCGACGAGGGCAAGGGCGCAGGGTCGGGGAGCGGCAGCCCGAGCAGCCGCAGCCCGAGCACGCCGAGGGCCCACACGTCGGACGCCGGGGTGACGGGGGCGCCGGCGAGGCAGCCGGGGGTGGCGTCGACGGGCCGCTGCTCCCCCGGCGCCTTGGCCGCCCCGAGGTCGGCGAGCAGCGGCATCCCGTCTGCGGTGAGCAGCACGGTGGCGGGCGACACGTCGCCGTGGACGAGGCCGGTGGCGTGCGCGGCCGCGAGGCCGAGCGCGACCGGGACGAGCACGGTGACGACCTCGCCCGGGTCGAGGGTGCCGCGACGCGAGAGCAGCCGGCCGAGCGTCCCGCCGACCGCGTGGTCGAGGACGAGCACGGTGTCGTCGAGCAGCACCCCGCGCAGCCGCACGACGTAGGGCGAGCTCACCCGCGCGAGCGCCTCGGCCTCCCGCTGCAACAGGTCGGGGTCCACACCGGGGAGCAGCCACTTGAGCGCGACGACCTCGCCGGTGACCCGGTGGACGGCCCGGTGCACCCGCGCCGCCCCGCCGGTGGCGAGCAGCTCCATCACGTCGTACCCCGGGACCTCCTGCACTCCTCGACGCTAGGCGCGCGGCCTCGACAGGCGGCCGAGTTGTCCAC
Encoded here:
- a CDS encoding serine/threonine-protein kinase, with translation MQEVPGYDVMELLATGGAARVHRAVHRVTGEVVALKWLLPGVDPDLLQREAEALARVSSPYVVRLRGVLLDDTVLVLDHAVGGTLGRLLSRRGTLDPGEVVTVLVPVALGLAAAHATGLVHGDVSPATVLLTADGMPLLADLGAAKAPGEQRPVDATPGCLAGAPVTPASDVWALGVLGLRLLGLPLPDPAPLPSSGPAASPASPASDAPPALLAALSAAVHPDSAARPTATSLARTLQQSCTPLPLRAAGGPLTVPAVVPAVDPDAAPLIRPVVAASWSARSEEPVTRPVAVPLRDRGARVLSDPLRTSRFRSRVPGRRGLVVGAALTLVVLAAGAGWAWGRAAGTPSITALPVAVPPVAVSPTATRLVTWTAVLDSLDRARSEAFAQAATDGLTSVWAPGSAGLAADTAAVRRLADAGRVATGLRHRVIELEVRQQSPDRVALRTVDVLAPHEVRTIGGTVLEQVGERPAASYDVVLVKSSGRWLLASVAPA
- a CDS encoding TIGR01777 family oxidoreductase; the protein is MKIAVTGASGLIGRALVPALRADGHEVVTLVRRAPQGAGEIGWDPARRELDPAALTDVDAVVHLAGAGVADKRWSDARKREIVASRVDGTTTVALAMAAAPERPRVLLSASAVGFYGDTGDRLTDETGPRGKGFLADTCVQWEAATAPAEKVARVAHLRTGIVLSKDGGALAKQLPIFKAALGAPLGSGRQWVPWITLADEVAAIRHLLTADVRGAVNLVAPNPVTNKDFTKALGKAVHRPTLPVPVPGPVLSIGLGGFAKEGVLAGQRLAPAALEASGFAWSHPRLDEGLAAVL
- a CDS encoding 2-phosphosulfolactate phosphatase; protein product: MADSDWRQQTYLVRCEWGPVGAARVAGDGAVVVVDVLSFSTSVSVLVERGTAVVPAPWRDGRAASLARDHDADLAVGRREVTDASPWSLSPAALRRAPATPRLVLPSPNGSAIAAASTGVVVAACLRNATAVGRWLRSQGYGADRAVSVIAAGERWPDGSLRPALEDLLGAGAVIAALSAVSLSPEAAAAAALYDAMTPASVADAVRACASGQELAASGFGEDVDIAVEIDQSGVVPVLLDGIFRQAR
- a CDS encoding 2-oxo acid dehydrogenase subunit E2 translates to PAPPAAAPASVAAPAAPAAPAPAGGSAESAYVTPLVRKLAAEHGVDLATVQGTGVGGRIRKQDVLDAATTSGSAPAAPAAAPAAPAAAPAAPAAPAAPAVADTAAAAAPTLPQPAAAPAAQPSAPAPAYASQPVAAAAHTTVRGTTEELSRLRKVIAARMTESLQVSAQLTTVVEADVTAIARLRDQAKGAFEQREGTKLSFLPFFALATIEALKAHPVVNSSIDLAAGTVTYHDGVHLGIAVDTDRGLLVPVLQGAGDLNLGGLARGIADLAERTRTNKVTPDELGGGTFTLTNTGSRGALFDTPIINQPQVGILGTGAVVKRPVVVKDPSLGEVVAVRSMVYLALTYDHRIVDGADAARFLVTVKERLEEGDFAAELGL
- a CDS encoding helix-turn-helix domain-containing protein is translated as MKAASLLREARTAAGLSQAQLADKAGVTQSVISVYEAGRRQPSVPTLAALVAATGFELDLSIGRPRRGVQRLTGPVGRRLRRRRAEVLEVAGRHGVHVMGVFGSVARGEDRPDSDVDLLVQLPAGMGLFAIAKVQNELEELLGSPVDLIPESGLKAGVRPAVEADLVRL